One genomic segment of Helianthus annuus cultivar XRQ/B chromosome 14, HanXRQr2.0-SUNRISE, whole genome shotgun sequence includes these proteins:
- the LOC110905967 gene encoding V-type proton ATPase 16 kDa proteolipid subunit — MSSTFSGDETAPFFGFLGAAAALVFSCMGAAYGTAKSGVGVASMGVMRPELVMKSIVPVVMAGVLGIYGLIIALIISTGINPKAKSYYLFDGYAHLSSGLACGLAGLSAGMAIGIVGDAGVR; from the exons ATGTCTTCGACGTTCTCCGGCGACGAAACTGCTCCGTTTTTCGGCTTCCTCGGCGCCGCTGCTGCGTTGGTCTTCTCTT GTATGGGAGCAGCCTATGGGACGGCAAAGAGTGGCGTTGGAGTGGCTTCAATGGGAGTGATGAGGCCAGAGTTGGTAATGAAGTCAATTGTGCCGGTGGTTATGGCTGGAGTGTTGGGTATTTACGGTCTGATTATTGCCCTGATTATTAGTACTGGGATTAACCCTAAGGCCAAGTCTTATTATCTGTTTGACGGATACGCTCATCTTTCTTCTGGTCTTGCTTGTGGTCTGGCTGGTCTTTCTGCTGGTATGGCCATTGGAATCGTCGGTGATGCTGGTGTTAGGTAA